Below is a genomic region from Numenius arquata chromosome 8, bNumArq3.hap1.1, whole genome shotgun sequence.
CACATATAACGGGGCCTCTGCCTTTCAGAGTTCACAGTTACTCGTGATGTGATGTCACATGAAGTCTCGTTATCTTTTTAGATTACAGCTTTCCTGCTGCATCTCAGAAGGCCCTGCTGAAAGGGAATGGGACGCAGGTGAAAGACAACTGGGAAACAGGCACTGTCCAGCCACCGGCAGAATTTGTTGACCCTGACTTGCACACGCCTTTCTCCAGCacactggaggaagaggaggggctgCTCCCTATAGATCACTCAAGAGGAGGAATGGAGAGCCTACAGACCTCTGGGCCAGATGTTACATCTTCTGAACCAGTGAGCCAAGAGgacttctctcttctgttttccacAGCTTCTGCCAGGCCAGGTGTTGTGACCGAGGCAGCCACAGGAGGGCAAGAAGAGGACTCTGTTCCTCCAGGCTTAGACCTTGGGAGCAGCATGGGACCAGGTCTTCTGCCTGTGTCCTCTATTTTTTCTACTACTGCGGCTGTGAGGTCTCCCAGTATTTCAGAAGAGCCCTTCGAGGTGACAGCTGAGGACACATGGGCTGTTGAGGGAGCAGATTTGGAGCTAACTGTGGCTACCACAAGAGCAGAGCTTTCAGAGACCACAGTGGAGGCTGGTGGGGAAGAACATTCAGCCAGAGAGGAGTTCTTGGAGACCACAGTGgggtgggagatgctggagcccaCAGTGCTAACTGAAGTGGAGCAGACCGTGGAAATgcctgtggggacaccctctCCTGGAGGCAGCTCCCCAGGTATCCAGACTCTTTCTGGCAGTGAGCAGCACTCCACTTCTACATCTCAGTGGGACAGGTTTGATGAGCCTGCAATGGATCCCATTTGGAATGACACCGAGTCAGCCACTGAGACTGTGTCAGCAGAGAGAAGCTTGTCACCGCAGGCTGGGGATGCCCGCTTGGCCATGCTGCCAACGGAGATGCCCTGGGACTCAGCACAGGTAGCACTGGGAGCTGGGAGTGGGTGGAAGGTTGAACTGGAGATATCTGGGTACTTCTGTTTGGGGCAGGAGTGCTTAACCCCTTAACCTTACCCATGTCCCTAAGCCTGACCGGTGGAAGTATCTTTTTCTGTTCACCCAGCCAAAACTGAATTTTGGGGGATATTTTTCACAGCACTTCTTAAGGGTATCTATCATCCTTGATGAAAACCCTGCCCCCTCTCATCTTCCCCAGCAAACTGCTGCTCAAAATCCTGCTTCTAATAAACACCTGCCCTCTGGGGCAGGCACAGCAGCAAAAGCTCCTTGTTTCCTCAGCCTGCATTATTGGAAGTGTCAGGACAAAAACGGCCCTGAGGATTTCTGGAAGGGGAGTGAGAAGGAAGTGCTAtttttgctgctgcctgcagggaccAGATGCGGAGCAGGTGGAGCAGGGCACAGCGATCTGTGAGGATGTTGGTCTAGGAGAGCCCGTGGGAGAGGAGGTGTGAGGTGAACTGCAGTTCCTGAATCCAGCAAACTGGCAGCTGGTTAAGGGAAGACAggtagcaggagctggctggTGAGAAAGTACTGGGGAAAgcttttcactttgctttctgcCCCACATTACTCAGGAGCCTGAGCAAGTGACTTAATCCCTCTGTGTCCAGTCCTGCCTGCAAAGTGCTGCCCTGTCTCACCAGTTTAAGGCCCACAGAGGCTCCTGactaggttttgttttgtgttgtgtgAAGTGCTGATCGCATAGAGAATAAGGCTGCAAGCTAGAGAGCTTTCCTCCAACTACCGGAGCGCTCCTGGAGTCTGCCTAAAGGTGGGAGGTAAGCAAGGCTGTAGCAAGCTGGTACAGTAATCTTGTCCCTGCCCCACGTGCTAGCACTGAAATGCTGAACCCTCCTTAGTGCAGAGAGTTAGAGGACAGTTATTTCCTTTGAGAAGTGCTTCTCGGGGGTATGGCACAGCCCCTTGCTCCTCTCCCTTGTGTACCCCATGCTTTCAGCAGGAAGAGCTGCATTCACAACCTGAACCCAGCTGTCTTTGTCTTGTCTTTCCAGGTGATCTGCAAAGACTGGAGCAACCTTGCAGGGAAAAACTACATCATCTTGAATATGTCGGATAACATTGACTGTGTAAGTCAGTCCAAAGAGTTTTGATGGCATGGGGGGAatagtgcttagagatgtggAGGCAGGCACAGCTCTTGCTGTGTGCTTTCACTACAAAACATTCTAAAAGCACTAAATCTCAACGTCCCTACAGAGGctgtggagagaaggggaggaggacagaaaTATTCCTGTTCCCCAAGTGGGAAAAGAGTGGGTGGAGAGAGAGGATTTTGCTCAAAGTCTAGCACATGTCAGTCCCATTTTGGATTTTGACTAACTCCTGGCTGCTAGTCTGTGTCAATCAGTACCTGGATTGTCATGAGACATGAGAGCTTTTAATATTGCACCTCTTACTCATAGGAAACATGGCAGGATTGAAGTGTGattctccttccctcttttccttttccttcccctccttccaggATAGACTAATGTTCCTCAGAGGAACAGGGACTCCCCATTTGCAGTGTGAATGGTTCAGTGTCAAGCAGCTGTCACTAAATTGTTCTTAAGtgcctcttctccccaccctgttATCTTGTGTGTTATCTGGGTCCGTTAACCAGCCACGCTCTGCTAATCCAATGCCTGTCCATCCATCCCCATAAAGCTGCAGTTAATTCATGAGCCCAGAGCCCCTTGTGGTCCCTGGTAAAAGGGCTTGTTCACCTCTGCTGTGCCTTTTATCAGTCACTTTAAAACCAGTTGTGAAAGGCTTGGGGTCAAGGTGCCTTTCATAATTCTAAGAAATGATTACGAGCCTGGCAGCCTGAGACAGAAATGTTTCATTGGGGAACCGTGTTCTGGCCTCACGTGTCTGCACTCTCGCTTGCTGTGGCTCCTGTTGTGAGCAGAATTGGCTGGTTTTGTTACTGCAGGGTGGCTCAGTGGCACTGAGCTATTCCCACTACTGGTgagttggtggtggggaggggttgtgtggattttctttgttttgtgtttgttttttttttaaggtaaacgTTTTTCAGATAGGGAAAACAGGAGAATTCCTATACAAAATAAATCATGCTGACTGCTTTAAGGGTAGATGAAAAGTCAGTCTCTTTCCTCCTGATTTAGGCAAACCAGTTTACTCTTTGGAGGGTTTTAAATATATCTGCTACAGTTCACAATTGCAATTCAGAAGATCAGACCTTGAAAACCAGAGTCCTGCTGCTCTGTTTCCTCTATGTTCTTGTCCCCATTGCTCTTTCTCCCATCTCTATGGAGTTTAAATTCTAGTTAATTTTGTAATACATAGTGGCTTCCTTCCTGTGGTCACTTTCAATTGTGTTGTTTAAACCACTGGAAGGGCGAGAACTGAAAAGCCAATGTGCAGATGTCTCTTGACCAAATTGTGTCTTTACTGTTGAATCCTCAGTTCTGCCTTGCTGAAGGAAGACAGTGCCCTGGGATAGGCAGGACTGAACTGTTTTTCTACTTGATTTCATGTTTCAAAACATATTTCCCAGGGAGTGGTTTGTGCTGTCCTCCCCCTTATTCAAAGGGACACTTGTCAACATACATATTTAACATGAACATTGCTTCGTTCCCTGCCTCCCATTACCACTTTGCATGGCTGAAGCTGGAATCAAGCTCTTCTCTTTTCCACTGATGTTGACGCAGTTTTTTTCCTACCCATGGTAATTTGCTTAGTTAGAGCAACTCACCTACCCTCTGCCTGTCccttttgttttctggtttctgtTTCCAAGCCCTGTGGTGTTTGGATTTCCAGCGTTGTGAGGGAGAACCTGCATTGCAAGTGCTGTAGTTTAAATTGGTGTGAACGGGGATTCCTCACACATTTCTTGTGTTTTGATGCCCTGATCTGGTGTGGTACCAAGTCCCACTGAAAAGCTGAGGGCCATGGAGAATGCTTAGCCCAGAATGCTTCCAGAGGTTTGCACCTTGGGCTTTAAAGTTCTTCATAGCGCCAGGCTTTTACCTGCAGATGATGTCTGTATTGCTGGGTTCAGCTGGCAGCCTGTTTATTTTCCTAATGGGCTCTGGGCAAGGCAGTCCCTTCAGTCTCTGTGGGCACATCTCCCACTCAATATACCTGGGAATTTTGCCTAAGTGAGGACTGCAGGATCTGGCCTGGAGGTGACCTCCACCTTGGCGCACATGTGTTCAGGCTCCTTCACAGCTGCCTTTTCCTCACCACGGAGATTTTATCAGTGCTGTGCAACCTCTGCTTTCCCCATCACTAGAAGCATCtcacctctgccctctccctttTAGGCTCAGCCGCTCCCCCTTCTTTGCATCCCAGAGAACAGAGCCATGAGCAGGAGCCGCAGCTGAGCAGCAGCATGGTGCTGCATCCTTGTGCTGCATCCTCacgctgctcctcctgcctccccctgccaaaATCCGAGGAGGAGGCACTGTCAGGCCCTTGTGATTCAGGCCCTAGTCATCGGTGTCTTTTCCAATTAGGCCGTTTTCGGCACAGGCCTGTGCCTGCCCTGAGCGCTTCGAATTGCCATGGCAACAAGAGCTCTCCATTTTATTAATCATCTGTGTGGCCTTCAGGTTGGCATGGCAACTGGAGATAAGAATAGAAACACAGGagtgagaaagcagcagaggagccCGCCAAGGGATGGCTGGAGCATGTCAGGCCAAGCAGCACCCGCTGACCCAGCGCTGGCTGCGGGGAAGAGCCTGGCTGCTTCCTTCTTGTATTACACGATAATGTCGCTTCAGGGTCCCTCTGTACCGGGCTCAGCATGGTGTGGGGCGTATGGCAGCCTCAGGAGCCCAGGAGGAGTGTTGGTGTGTCAGGAGATGTATGTGGGTCCAGCCTGGGGCACTGGGGATGCGCAGGGAGCATTGCACCAGGTTTAGCATCACTGGCTCTTGGCCACACCTGGTTCAGGGGCCTTGGCTGTGCAGTCAAGCCAGCCCTGCAGTGCTACATCTGCCCTGTTCCCACCGTGCACTCACCAAGGTCCCTTTCCTGTGGCAGGAGGAGTTTCGGCTGGAGAGGGGTCCCCAGCTGTTGGCACTGGTGGAGGACGCCTTCTCTAGGCAGGCGGATGGACTGCAGGACCGCTGGCTGATCTCTCTGAGCAAACCCAATGAGAACGACAAACACTTGCTAATGACACTGGCAGGGGAACAGGGTAAGTGCTGGGAGAAGGAGCCTTCCTGTGATGTGGGGGTGTATTTAAGGAGCTTTCAACCATGTTGGAAGGAGCTGTTGCTCACGAGTCCGTTTCAATCCCACCAGTTCCCAGTGTTAACTGGACttgagggatggagggggattGAGACCCTTTTTCTATGCATCTACCTTCTGGCTTGTCCCTTGCTGCTTGCACGAAGCTCCATCTTCTGCGCTTTGCCTCCTGCTTTGCTCCATCCCTGGATTGCCTTAACTCGAGCATCCGTCAGCTTTATCCCGATGCTTATATACTCTCCTCCATGGGCAGGCCACTGCAATGCCAGGACATGACGGCCTGCTCTTAGTTCACTTCTTAACACTTCCTAACTCTTGTCCAAACTGGGCCAGTCCTCATGGTGCCTCCCCTGCAtccccaaagaaacaaaagctgACAGTGAAAGAGGGGCTGGGCTGGAACGTTTTACCATTTCTTTAATCCCCTTTTGTTAGGGGGGTGCTTTTCCTGtactgctgcttctgcctgcttAGTGATGGAGGACTCTAATATTGACATATGGCctatataaaaacaaacaaacaaaaaaaaccaaacaaaaaaaccacaaacaaacaaaaaaaacccacaaaaaaacaacacaacaaaacaataTTCTAAAATGCCCCACagtgagaggaaaagagagcTAACATTTAAGTGGCATTTGCTGTATCAATGCCTTAAATCACTGCATCTCTTCCAAGCCCTTGGGCTTTAGAGTGCCAGTGAAAAGGCTTTGGTGAACATTTGGTCTTCTAAATTTCTAAAACCTTCCTGCCATCATGAGAGGGGACATCCTCCTTCCTGGAGAAGAAAATAGGTCTGAACTCCAggggcacagccaggctgggcCATATCCCTCAGTTTAGAAACCTCAGAAACCAAAGTATTTTCTGCTCTGAATAATCAAGCTTTTGTTCAGTTCCTCTTTTTACTGCTGTGCAAGTGAAGGGAAAAATGAGCCTCAGCCTCTCAGTCCTCCCTGACTtgctcctgctctcctgcctgggAGAGCATCCTGGGAACTGTTAGAGAAGGAGGGTCTGAGGAAGGAGTGGCTCAGTGCAGGCTGGTGGCTCCCTGGCTGAAGCTGTCTCCTGCTGGGAGTAGAGCTGTTACAGCACAtctcctgcagcctctgctgtTGTGCCAGGCACAGCACCCTGCCAGGGTGTCCTGCAGAGCAAAACATACCTGCTAAGGGTTGTGATAGGTGAGCATGGAGCTCTGTGGGAACATCTGGAGTGCTGCAGCTCAGGATCAAGTTGCGCTGGATGGGGAGGATGAATCAGGCAGCATAGGCACCTGCCTCCATGACTTTTTGGATGTTGCTGCTTGCTCCCAGAGCAAACACAGATCCTGAGAGCTTCTGTTGCTGTGGACAGGGCACTTAGGTGCCTCTGGTGTGAGTTTGTGCCTGGATTTTTCCGCCCCTTTAAAGAACATTTGGAGGCATCCTTGGTTGTGGTCTTTGTATTCTTTCAGCCTCCTAACATAAAGTACCAATGAACAAAAATGTGCATTCCCCTGCTCCATTCTGTTGGAGATTTCACAGTGATGAGTGTATCTATCTGAGCTAACCTGAGCTGAGAGCAGCActgatctctccctctccttctttaCAGGCATCATCCCTACAAAAGATGTTCTCATGGCACTGGGGGATGTTAAGAGGAGCTTAGCCGAGGTAAGAGCCTGTCTGCCTGCATCCATTTGTTAAGACTAGCTATACAATTAAAATAAGCACCTTGAAAACTGGGAGTGTGTCTCAGTCTAAGTGAGTGCTGAACCCACAGCAGGCAAACAGATGAGTCAGACACTTGGCAaactccccttctcccctctggTAGTTGCCAGGCCATCAAATGTCTGCTCCCATTAAGAGAGTAACTGTGGGTTATTCCCTCCCTGCTTTTTTGGCTTGGTTGTGAAGCTGCTTTTCACACGTTCGTTTTGTTGGGATACTTGGTCTCACCCCTTCTATGCTATCGCCTGTGGCAATCCCGGTGCTGCAGAGCCCCACAGTTTGGCCTGCTCACCCTACAGCTGATTTACATACGCTGGCGGCTCTCAGTAGCTCAAGCTTTGCTGAAGGAGGTGGGAGAGGTGCCTGGACTAGATGGTGCACGTTCACACACCTTCTTCCTGCAATCCCAGGGTCTGCATTTCACTCCTTTAGACAACTGCCTACTCGAGGGTAGGCAGAGGACCAGAGGCGATGGATGCCAGACTCCGCTACCAGCTGCCTCTAGCCCTTGCGTATTCCCCTCTAACCCTGGGCAGCTTGGACGAGGATAGAAACGAGGACAAATTAGTCCTGTGATCTTGGACTTTGCCCCTTAGGCCTATGGGATGTCTGGGCACTGAGGGCCTGACTCTGCTTGGGTTTTTTACACTACTGGAGTAATTCGGCTGACTTTAGCAGCAGAGTTGGGCCACTGCCTTGCTGGCTGTCTGCTCTCAGGTTTTTCCTGGGCATGACTAACTCGTGCAGTTAGACAAAGCAAGTTAAGTGCTCAGTGCTGTATTGACTGGCTTACACCAGAGAAAGTGCAACAAGCCAACCCTCTAGAAATTGTGTGACTGAAGTATCGGCAGCTAGAACTGTCCAGCGTGCAAGGTTTGACTTCTTTGTGCAACCGTGACCCTACGTTAACGTGCATTCTACCAGAGCGGTGCCTCATCACCTGCCTCCAGCTCTATCAATAATGAAACACTGCTTGTTGCACTGACCTTGTGCTAGCACAAGCTTGGAAGGAGGGAGGATATTCTCTTACACACGTCATACTTGCTATCAAATTGATACATAAACTGCTTGAAATCTGCCCAGTCACTGGGACTGATGTTGGGCTTTGTTTGCTGATAACCACAAGGGGCCTGTTTCTAAGGCAGCTTTTGGGATCAGCAGGTGACTGTCCTCTTTCAGGACCTCGGAAAGACCACTATACCCTCTTAGGACCAGAGCTTTAATGAAAACCTATTTAGTATGGTTTAATTCTCTGTCACACAGTCACTAAAGCCTCACCAAGGCTCCCATCAATGGTCCATAGTTTGTTTTGGGTATCTTAATCTTGTGCAGTTTCTCCCATGAAAGCCTCCTTGTCTTGCACATAGGTGTGATCCTTGTGCAGGTGAACAAGGTAAGATTGTACCTGCTGCCATTTGCTGATTTGTCAGCTTTCATGGAAGATGGTGTTAAATTTAGTCACATGCATTCTAGTCAGACAGTGTACGTCCTGAGTCCCCAACCCTGGCTTTTAGTTCCTCGGCCCACAGTGATGGTCCTGCATTTGAACCCTGGAAAGTCTGAACAGAATGCCACCTGACTGCAAGCCAGGGGATTTAGTGaaccccttccttccttccttccagattGGCATCCAGAATTACTCAACCACGACAAGCTGCCAATCGCATCCCAACCAGACGCGCAGTGATTATGGGAAGCTCTTTGTGGTACTGGTGATCATCGGCTCCATCTGTGCCATCATCATTGTATTGGGGCTCATATACAACTGCTGGCAGAGACGCCTGCCCAAGATGAAGAACATGGTGAGTGAGCACTGGACAGGTGGGAAAGGTGGTCGGACTCTTTCCCCTTGGAATGGAGGGGATTGGAAAGCTAAgagggagtttttttttttcccctgtccacTTACTGACATAGCTGGATACACTGCTGGGAACCCATTCAGGCGTAAGAGAGATGTAAACCTGTCTCTTGCTGTGCTCAGGACAGCTCGTTTCCACTGCAAGGGCTGGGCTAGGAGTAAATTTACCTTTCCCCACTGACCTTGCAAAGTCCTCAGTGACACTTGTAGCCTGTTCTGATTGTGCTTCTCAGCAGCATTAAGACTTGTCCTCATTTGTCTCCATTTGTGTTCCTCTGGTCCTTTGCAGTCGCACGGCGAGGAGCTGCGCTTTGTTGAGAATGGCTGCCATGACAACCCTACCTTGGATGTGGCCAGCGACAGCCAGTCGGAAATGCAGGAGAAGAAGCCAAGTGTAAATGGTGGAAACACCATCAACGGCCCCGACAGCTGGGATGTCCTGATCAATAAGCAGGCGAGCGAGGATGTGGATGTGTTTGAGGAAGACACGCATCTTtagaaaaagaagggagggaaCTACCCCCTTAAAGGCACTTGTCTCTCTCCTGTCCTGACTGATGGACCACAGGATCAGGTGGCTTCTCAGGAACTTCTTAAAGGCTTGGGACAGGTCAAGTCTTTGGGCAAGTTTTCCCAATAGAAGT
It encodes:
- the PODXL2 gene encoding podocalyxin-like protein 2, whose product is MQVSCGSLGKPSLGTITLETGTLCLCLASSEEPTADGLTSTSLLEFAMMSHLEAMNSHEETSPEAAEPDLAPGSLHAAPGSGFASEENEESKILQPPQYFWEDGGELNDSSLDLGPATDYSFPAASQKALLKGNGTQVKDNWETGTVQPPAEFVDPDLHTPFSSTLEEEEGLLPIDHSRGGMESLQTSGPDVTSSEPVSQEDFSLLFSTASARPGVVTEAATGGQEEDSVPPGLDLGSSMGPGLLPVSSIFSTTAAVRSPSISEEPFEVTAEDTWAVEGADLELTVATTRAELSETTVEAGGEEHSAREEFLETTVGWEMLEPTVLTEVEQTVEMPVGTPSPGGSSPGIQTLSGSEQHSTSTSQWDRFDEPAMDPIWNDTESATETVSAERSLSPQAGDARLAMLPTEMPWDSAQVICKDWSNLAGKNYIILNMSDNIDCEEFRLERGPQLLALVEDAFSRQADGLQDRWLISLSKPNENDKHLLMTLAGEQGIIPTKDVLMALGDVKRSLAEIGIQNYSTTTSCQSHPNQTRSDYGKLFVVLVIIGSICAIIIVLGLIYNCWQRRLPKMKNMSHGEELRFVENGCHDNPTLDVASDSQSEMQEKKPSVNGGNTINGPDSWDVLINKQASEDVDVFEEDTHL